One Clostridia bacterium genomic window carries:
- the yyaC gene encoding spore protease YyaC encodes MSRMPYQLSRPVETSALMPPPKIKCHHEEPYLITRLGRALQQHLTILDPTGLRKRVIVCIGTDRSTGDSLGPIVGTRLIDLGTPVTVYGTLTKPVHATNLQETLDEIYSCFDSPIVIAVDACLGRSESVGSITLASGALKPGAGVNKELPQVGDIHFTGIVNVGGYMEYFVLQNTRLGLVWKMANVIAASIHHGLLLTHAQQAAETGTTPGLQ; translated from the coding sequence ATGTCAAGGATGCCATATCAATTGAGTCGTCCTGTGGAAACATCAGCACTTATGCCGCCTCCAAAAATCAAATGCCATCACGAAGAACCTTACCTGATCACCCGGTTGGGACGAGCCCTCCAGCAGCATTTAACGATTCTCGACCCCACAGGCTTAAGGAAACGGGTGATTGTTTGCATAGGTACGGATCGCTCCACCGGTGACAGCCTGGGACCGATCGTAGGAACCCGTTTAATCGACCTGGGCACACCTGTCACTGTTTACGGTACCTTGACCAAACCGGTGCATGCCACTAACTTGCAAGAAACGCTGGACGAGATTTACTCCTGCTTCGACAGCCCCATCGTCATTGCCGTAGACGCCTGCCTGGGCCGGTCCGAAAGCGTCGGTTCCATTACCCTCGCCTCCGGGGCCCTCAAACCGGGCGCCGGGGTTAACAAGGAGCTGCCTCAAGTGGGCGATATTCATTTTACCGGTATTGTAAACGTGGGAGGTTACATGGAGTATTTCGTACTGCAAAATACCAGGTTGGGCCTGGTGTGGAAAATGGCTAATGTCATCGCCGCCAGCATCCACCATGGTTTACTCCTCACCCATGCGCAGCAAGCCGCGGAAACCGGTACGACACCCGGCCTCCAGTAA
- a CDS encoding ABC transporter ATP-binding protein: MLKINNINVYYGNIHALKNVSLEVERGEIVTLIGGNGAGKTTTLRTISGLLRSKTGEIVFEDEVISNVPAPMIVKKGISQVPEGRRIFANLTVLENLEMGAYLRKDRQEIKQAMEMVFTRFPRLKERMYQRAGTLSGGEQQMLAMGRALMSKPKLLLLDEPSMGLAPILVQEIFSIISEINKAGTTVLLVEQNAHMALSIAHRAYVLETGRIVLSGYAKDLAESDEVRKAYLGG; the protein is encoded by the coding sequence ATGCTCAAAATAAACAATATCAACGTCTACTACGGCAACATTCATGCCCTGAAAAACGTTTCCCTGGAAGTGGAGCGAGGCGAAATCGTCACCCTCATTGGCGGCAACGGTGCGGGGAAAACTACGACACTGCGGACTATTTCCGGTTTACTCAGGTCTAAAACCGGTGAGATTGTTTTTGAAGATGAAGTGATTTCCAATGTACCGGCGCCCATGATTGTCAAGAAGGGTATCTCCCAAGTGCCGGAAGGAAGACGGATTTTTGCCAATCTGACGGTGCTGGAAAACCTGGAAATGGGTGCTTACCTGCGCAAGGACCGGCAGGAAATCAAGCAAGCCATGGAAATGGTTTTTACCAGGTTTCCCCGTTTGAAAGAGCGGATGTACCAGCGGGCCGGAACCTTAAGCGGCGGGGAGCAGCAGATGCTGGCGATGGGGCGGGCTTTGATGTCGAAGCCCAAGCTTCTCTTGCTGGACGAACCTTCCATGGGTTTAGCCCCTATCCTGGTGCAGGAGATTTTTTCGATCATCTCCGAAATTAACAAAGCAGGAACTACTGTGCTCCTTGTGGAACAAAATGCTCACATGGCACTTTCCATTGCCCATCGTGCATATGTGTTGGAAACGGGGCGGATCGTGTTGAGCGGGTATGCCAAGGATTTGGCGGAAAGCGATGAAGTGAGGAAGGCTTACCTAGGGGGTTAA
- a CDS encoding branched-chain amino acid ABC transporter permease, whose translation MRWRNNIIVIILLALVYFGVAYALKHRLISSFHQVNLYWMGINIILAVSLNLIVGFTGQLALGHAGFMAVGAYVSAVLTLKLGQPFLLAVVAGSLASGLVGILIGLPTLRLRGDYLAIATLGFGEIVRGLLVNIDYVGGAAGLNGIPKMTNWTWLFIFTVVTVLLIKNFINSSHGRACIAIRENEIAADAMGINTTFYKVLAFSIGAFFAGLAGALYAHYFFLIQPQTFSFLKSFDALVMVVLGGLGSLTGSIIAASGITILNAALQSFGALRMVIYAVLLVLVMIFRPQGLLGNSEFTFQTLLRRKGGSGYYDYGKQTD comes from the coding sequence ATGCGGTGGAGAAACAATATAATCGTGATCATATTACTGGCGCTCGTCTACTTCGGAGTCGCTTATGCCCTCAAGCATCGCCTGATCAGTTCCTTCCACCAGGTGAACTTGTACTGGATGGGTATCAATATTATCCTGGCCGTCAGCTTAAACCTCATTGTCGGTTTTACGGGACAACTGGCGTTGGGGCATGCAGGTTTCATGGCGGTTGGGGCTTATGTGTCCGCTGTGCTCACCCTGAAGTTGGGACAGCCTTTTTTGCTGGCTGTGGTGGCCGGATCCCTGGCTTCCGGGCTGGTGGGCATCTTGATCGGTTTGCCGACCTTGCGGCTTAGGGGGGACTACCTGGCCATTGCTACCCTGGGTTTTGGCGAAATTGTCCGGGGACTGCTGGTTAACATAGACTACGTCGGTGGTGCCGCCGGCTTAAACGGCATCCCGAAAATGACGAACTGGACCTGGCTGTTTATTTTTACCGTGGTTACGGTGCTCCTGATTAAAAACTTCATCAACTCCAGCCACGGCAGGGCCTGCATTGCCATTCGCGAAAACGAGATTGCCGCTGATGCCATGGGCATCAACACCACTTTTTACAAAGTGCTGGCTTTCAGTATCGGAGCGTTCTTTGCCGGTTTGGCGGGGGCATTATATGCCCACTATTTCTTCCTGATCCAGCCCCAGACCTTTAGCTTCCTGAAGTCCTTTGATGCTCTGGTCATGGTGGTGCTGGGCGGATTGGGCAGTTTGACGGGCTCCATTATCGCGGCCTCCGGTATTACCATCCTGAACGCCGCCTTGCAAAGCTTCGGCGCCCTGCGGATGGTCATTTATGCCGTGCTGCTGGTCCTGGTGATGATCTTCCGCCCCCAAGGCTTACTGGGCAACAGCGAATTCACCTTTCAAACCTTGTTGAGACGGAAGGGAGGTAGCGGGTACTATGATTACGGTAAACAAACTGACTAA
- a CDS encoding ABC transporter ATP-binding protein, which yields MITVNKLTKTFGGLTAVSNVDIEIKRGELVGLIGPNGAGKTTVFNLLTGIYVPTSGDISFEGQSILRLKPYQVTAKGIARTFQNIRLFNSMTVLDNVKLAYHWHGKYSLAGAFLRLPDYYRGEAKMTREAMELLKVFNLDHKAYEMAQNLPYGEQRRLEIVRALAAKPKLLLLDEPAAGMNPLETKELMHLIGEIRQKFDLTILLIEHDMSLVMSICERIYVLDYGKVIAEGTPDEIKRNPRVIEAYLGREA from the coding sequence ATGATTACGGTAAACAAACTGACTAAGACCTTTGGTGGATTAACCGCTGTCTCCAACGTGGATATTGAAATCAAGCGCGGTGAACTGGTAGGCTTAATCGGGCCCAACGGGGCGGGGAAAACGACGGTTTTTAACCTGCTGACCGGTATCTACGTACCGACGTCCGGCGACATCAGTTTTGAAGGGCAGAGCATCCTGCGATTAAAACCTTACCAGGTAACGGCGAAGGGTATTGCCCGGACTTTTCAAAACATCCGCCTGTTCAACTCCATGACGGTGTTGGATAATGTGAAACTGGCTTACCACTGGCATGGGAAGTACAGCCTGGCCGGTGCTTTTCTGCGGCTCCCGGATTATTACCGCGGGGAAGCGAAAATGACCCGGGAGGCCATGGAACTTTTAAAAGTCTTTAATCTAGACCATAAAGCCTATGAAATGGCCCAGAACTTGCCCTACGGGGAACAAAGACGGCTGGAGATTGTGCGGGCGCTGGCTGCCAAGCCGAAGCTGCTCCTGCTGGATGAACCGGCGGCGGGGATGAACCCCCTGGAGACCAAGGAATTAATGCACCTGATTGGGGAAATCCGGCAGAAGTTTGACTTGACGATTCTTCTCATCGAACACGATATGTCCCTGGTGATGAGCATCTGTGAACGCATTTATGTATTGGACTATGGGAAAGTTATTGCCGAAGGCACTCCCGATGAGATTAAGCGAAACCCGCGGGTCATTGAAGCTTATCTAGGGAGGGAGGCGTAA
- a CDS encoding polymer-forming cytoskeletal protein: MLRKRDAQSYGEIDTIIGADTVFTGKIAAKGSVRIDGGLQGDISTKGDIVVGDTGRVEGNIYARNVLIAGHMQGNVVASGKLELANTARIVGDLKVSSLVIDDGAVFQGTCQMDKAEKPAPAKTELKAGQA, encoded by the coding sequence ATGCTGCGCAAACGGGACGCCCAATCCTACGGCGAAATAGACACGATTATCGGTGCCGATACAGTCTTTACCGGCAAAATTGCCGCCAAAGGCAGCGTGCGGATTGATGGGGGATTACAAGGGGATATCAGCACCAAAGGAGATATCGTCGTGGGAGACACGGGCAGGGTAGAAGGCAACATCTATGCCCGCAATGTATTAATTGCCGGTCACATGCAAGGTAATGTGGTGGCCAGCGGAAAACTGGAGTTAGCTAATACGGCCAGGATTGTCGGTGACCTCAAGGTCAGCAGTCTAGTCATCGATGACGGGGCTGTTTTTCAGGGTACCTGTCAAATGGACAAGGCGGAGAAACCGGCCCCGGCAAAAACGGAACTGAAAGCGGGGCAGGCATAA
- a CDS encoding aminopeptidase P family protein, with protein sequence MDYSHVPAEELARRTAGLQEQLGRAGLDGALIVENTSLYYFSGTVPNGCLYIPQAGEPLLLVRKDLNRARRESALTQVLSLDSLRSLGAVLKAYGHRPQRLGMELDVLPAKDYFRYQKILGPEVAIEDASHLTRLVRSVKSDYEIALVKKSGLVHGEVFAAIPGLIQEGMTDLALAAKFEYEARRRGHYGFTRFRGLNMELFIGQVLVGPEAAVPTCYDTPLGGQGLSPLYPQGPCGAVITPGKVISVDSMGNYTGYMVDQTRMYCLGKPPSELAKAFQVALEVQHMVEERAKPGANGAEIYEEALGIAARAGLAEHFMGYGKPVTFIGHGVGLEVNEWPVIAKGVEVPLAEGHVFALEPKFVFPGVGVAGIENTYLVTATGVEKLTVTPDEMQIL encoded by the coding sequence TTGGATTACAGCCATGTGCCGGCGGAGGAACTGGCCCGGCGCACAGCCGGGCTGCAAGAGCAGCTGGGCCGGGCAGGGTTAGACGGCGCCTTAATAGTGGAGAACACCAGCCTGTATTATTTCAGCGGGACCGTGCCCAACGGGTGCCTGTACATACCACAGGCAGGGGAACCGTTGCTCCTGGTGCGCAAAGACCTTAACCGGGCCAGGCGCGAGTCGGCGCTGACCCAGGTCCTATCCCTGGACAGTTTGCGCAGTCTCGGGGCTGTCCTTAAGGCCTACGGGCACCGGCCACAACGCCTGGGTATGGAACTGGATGTGCTGCCGGCGAAGGATTATTTCCGCTATCAAAAAATCTTGGGTCCAGAGGTAGCCATCGAAGATGCCAGCCACCTGACCAGGTTGGTCAGGTCGGTCAAATCGGATTATGAAATCGCCCTGGTCAAAAAATCAGGGCTGGTCCACGGGGAAGTATTTGCCGCCATACCGGGTTTGATCCAAGAGGGGATGACGGACTTGGCCTTAGCCGCCAAGTTCGAATACGAAGCGCGGCGGCGGGGCCATTACGGTTTTACCAGGTTCCGGGGGCTCAACATGGAGCTCTTTATTGGACAAGTTCTGGTAGGGCCGGAAGCGGCGGTGCCGACTTGTTATGATACTCCTCTCGGGGGCCAGGGGCTGTCTCCCTTGTACCCCCAGGGCCCGTGCGGGGCCGTGATCACGCCCGGTAAAGTGATCAGCGTCGATTCCATGGGCAATTATACCGGATACATGGTGGATCAGACCAGGATGTATTGCCTCGGCAAACCTCCCAGTGAATTGGCGAAAGCATTTCAAGTGGCCCTGGAGGTACAGCACATGGTGGAAGAAAGAGCTAAGCCGGGGGCAAACGGGGCCGAAATCTATGAAGAAGCCCTGGGTATTGCTGCCCGGGCGGGCCTGGCGGAGCACTTCATGGGGTACGGCAAGCCGGTCACTTTTATCGGGCACGGGGTGGGCCTGGAAGTGAATGAATGGCCGGTAATTGCCAAAGGGGTGGAGGTACCCCTGGCGGAAGGACATGTATTTGCCCTGGAGCCCAAATTTGTCTTTCCCGGAGTGGGAGTGGCCGGCATTGAAAACACCTACCTGGTCACTGCCACGGGCGTGGAGAAATTAACGGTGACGCCTGATGAAATGCAAATTCTGTAA
- a CDS encoding L-seryl-tRNA(Sec) selenium transferase, translating to MDHQSLRQLPSVDEVLQIIEKDVQVRIPRKVLVEQVRAAIGHLRQQVLGGKALSPEELSPEQVAWRAVRGAEAFLKPRLRPVINATGVVLHTNLGRAVLSEDARQALWQVTGGYSNLELDLTTGERGSRYSHVVELLCYLTGAEGALVVNNNAAAVLLALNTLAQGKEVIVSRGQLVEIGGSFRVPEVMAASGARLVEVGTTNKTYQRDYRRAITPETALLLKVHPSNYRIRGFTHETSLEELVELGRETGLPVMEDLGSGFLIDLEPYGITGEPTVQEEIARGADVVTFSGDKLLGGPQAGIIVGKKEYIDLMAKNQLTRALRVDKLTMAALEATLKAYLWEPEETIGRVPILSMLTMDETYLRTRAQRVSRRLREVLAGKAEVSLEKGVSQAGGGSLPLLELPTVLITLLPHNGKLSLWARNLRLGEPAVMGRLAEGRLLLDLRTVLEKEEEMLVKALAAAFPD from the coding sequence ATGGATCACCAAAGCTTAAGGCAGCTCCCATCGGTGGATGAGGTGCTGCAGATTATTGAGAAGGATGTACAGGTTCGCATACCTAGGAAAGTACTGGTGGAGCAGGTCAGGGCAGCTATTGGTCATTTGCGGCAGCAGGTGTTGGGAGGAAAAGCTTTGTCTCCGGAAGAACTGAGCCCGGAGCAGGTAGCCTGGAGGGCCGTAAGAGGAGCAGAGGCCTTCTTAAAGCCCCGGCTGCGGCCGGTGATCAATGCCACCGGGGTGGTGCTGCATACCAATTTAGGCCGGGCGGTTTTGAGTGAGGACGCCCGCCAAGCCCTCTGGCAGGTTACCGGGGGCTACAGCAACCTGGAACTGGATTTGACCACGGGGGAGCGGGGTTCCCGGTACAGCCATGTGGTGGAACTCCTCTGTTATCTGACCGGCGCCGAGGGCGCCCTGGTGGTGAATAATAACGCGGCGGCGGTGCTGCTGGCGTTAAACACCCTGGCCCAGGGGAAGGAAGTAATTGTTTCCCGCGGGCAGCTGGTGGAAATCGGCGGTTCCTTCCGGGTGCCGGAAGTGATGGCGGCCAGCGGGGCTCGCCTGGTGGAGGTTGGCACCACCAATAAAACATATCAACGAGATTACCGCCGGGCGATCACGCCTGAAACGGCGCTCCTTTTAAAAGTCCATCCCAGCAACTACCGCATCCGGGGATTCACCCATGAGACCTCCCTGGAGGAACTGGTGGAGCTGGGCCGGGAAACAGGCTTGCCGGTTATGGAGGATCTGGGCAGCGGATTTTTGATCGATTTAGAGCCCTACGGCATTACCGGTGAGCCTACCGTGCAAGAGGAAATCGCCAGGGGTGCAGATGTTGTGACCTTCAGCGGCGATAAGCTCTTAGGCGGTCCCCAGGCGGGCATTATCGTAGGGAAGAAGGAATACATAGATTTAATGGCTAAGAACCAGCTGACCCGGGCCTTGCGGGTGGATAAGCTGACCATGGCGGCCCTGGAGGCTACTCTCAAGGCTTATCTCTGGGAACCGGAGGAAACCATCGGGCGAGTGCCTATTTTAAGCATGCTGACCATGGACGAAACTTATTTAAGGACCAGGGCTCAAAGGGTGAGCCGGCGGCTGCGGGAAGTCCTAGCCGGCAAGGCGGAGGTTTCCTTGGAAAAAGGGGTGTCCCAAGCCGGGGGAGGATCCTTGCCTTTACTGGAATTACCCACAGTCCTGATTACCCTGTTGCCGCACAACGGCAAACTCAGCCTGTGGGCCAGGAACCTCAGGTTAGGGGAGCCGGCGGTCATGGGGCGCCTGGCGGAGGGGAGACTCCTGTTAGATTTGCGGACGGTGCTGGAGAAAGAGGAAGAGATGCTGGTCAAAGCGTTGGCCGCGGCTTTTCCCGATTGA
- a CDS encoding ABC transporter substrate-binding protein, which yields MKKISKWLVMVVLLTFVAGIAIGCGGGGQSSQPAPSSEGSQGDASGGGEPIKVGVNYELSGAVATYGTHSKDGILLAIEEINAAGGVLGGRMLEPIVLDNKSDNAESLSVATRLIADEGVVAHLGPATTGNTLAAIPVATEYKVPLLTTSATSPDVTVDPQTGQTRDYIFRTCFIDPPQAIVAASFIYNDLGLKKAAVYYDNTNDYSKGLYKVFKEEFTKLGGTVVAEEGYVDTDKEFRPTLTKFRDAGAEVVYLPGYYQQAALIVSQARELGLNVPFVGADGWDSPDLVKIAGAENLNNTFFTNHYSSQDQDPKVQKFVEAYKAKYGDAPDSFAALGYDAAYLLADAINRAGSADPEAIKTALANTKDFEAVTGTMSFDEFHNPVKEIAIIEMLDGNQVLKTKIAPN from the coding sequence ATGAAAAAAATTAGTAAATGGCTGGTTATGGTGGTGTTGCTTACTTTTGTGGCCGGCATCGCCATTGGCTGTGGGGGAGGCGGTCAATCCTCTCAACCTGCGCCGTCTTCTGAAGGGTCACAGGGCGATGCTTCCGGCGGCGGTGAACCCATTAAAGTCGGAGTTAACTATGAGCTGTCCGGCGCTGTAGCAACCTACGGCACCCACAGCAAAGACGGGATCTTGCTGGCTATTGAGGAGATTAACGCTGCCGGTGGTGTTTTAGGCGGCAGGATGCTCGAACCCATTGTTTTGGATAATAAATCAGACAACGCGGAATCCCTCAGTGTGGCCACCAGGTTGATCGCGGACGAAGGAGTAGTGGCTCATCTTGGCCCTGCCACTACCGGTAATACCCTGGCTGCCATTCCGGTGGCGACGGAATACAAAGTGCCCCTGTTAACTACATCGGCTACTTCACCGGACGTGACGGTGGACCCGCAAACAGGGCAAACCAGGGATTACATCTTTAGAACCTGCTTTATCGATCCGCCCCAGGCAATTGTGGCGGCAAGCTTTATCTACAATGACCTGGGCCTGAAGAAGGCCGCTGTCTACTACGATAATACCAATGACTACAGTAAAGGTTTGTACAAGGTCTTCAAGGAAGAGTTCACCAAATTGGGTGGTACCGTTGTGGCTGAGGAAGGATATGTTGATACGGACAAGGAATTCCGCCCGACCTTAACCAAGTTCCGGGATGCCGGCGCCGAAGTGGTTTACCTGCCCGGTTATTATCAACAAGCAGCTTTGATCGTCAGCCAGGCGAGAGAGCTGGGCTTAAATGTTCCCTTTGTCGGTGCTGACGGTTGGGATTCCCCGGACCTGGTCAAAATCGCCGGTGCGGAGAACCTGAACAATACCTTCTTTACCAACCACTATTCTTCCCAAGACCAGGATCCCAAAGTACAAAAATTTGTTGAGGCTTACAAAGCCAAATACGGCGATGCGCCCGATTCCTTTGCTGCTCTTGGTTATGATGCTGCCTACCTGTTGGCTGATGCTATCAACCGGGCCGGCTCCGCTGATCCTGAAGCCATCAAGACTGCTCTGGCCAATACCAAGGATTTTGAAGCGGTAACAGGTACCATGAGCTTTGACGAGTTCCACAACCCGGTGAAAGAAATTGCCATCATCGAGATGCTCGATGGCAACCAAGTGCTCAAGACTAAGATTGCTCCCAATTAA
- a CDS encoding CBS domain-containing protein produces MLVRNYMSPNPVTVTKETTIADALDLMRRHAIRRLPVMENGKLVGIVTDRDLREISPSPATSLSIFEINYLLAKMKIGDFLPKKQKVHVIDADAYIEEAALVMREHKVGALPVVSGGQLVGIITETNIFDAFIEIMGLKEEGCRISLEAEDKPGVLADITRVIGALGANIARIAVFRNGTPMAKIVIRIHASDGSQIAAKLKEHGYHVLSVNSYAEFQP; encoded by the coding sequence ATGCTGGTCCGAAATTACATGTCGCCTAACCCGGTCACCGTCACCAAGGAGACGACCATTGCCGATGCTTTGGATTTGATGCGCCGGCATGCCATCCGCCGTTTACCGGTGATGGAGAACGGGAAATTGGTGGGAATTGTGACGGACAGGGACCTGCGGGAGATTTCACCGTCTCCGGCTACATCTTTGAGTATTTTTGAGATCAACTACCTGCTGGCTAAGATGAAGATTGGCGACTTCCTGCCCAAAAAGCAAAAGGTGCACGTGATTGATGCGGATGCCTACATCGAAGAGGCGGCCCTGGTGATGCGGGAGCACAAGGTAGGGGCCTTGCCCGTGGTATCCGGCGGGCAGCTGGTGGGCATTATTACGGAAACCAATATTTTCGACGCTTTCATTGAAATCATGGGTCTGAAAGAAGAAGGATGCCGCATCAGCCTGGAAGCGGAAGACAAGCCCGGGGTTCTGGCGGACATTACCAGGGTCATCGGTGCCCTAGGCGCCAATATTGCTCGGATTGCGGTTTTTCGCAACGGCACTCCCATGGCCAAAATCGTGATTCGCATCCATGCCAGCGACGGCAGCCAAATCGCCGCCAAGCTGAAAGAACACGGCTACCACGTTTTGAGCGTAAACAGTTACGCAGAATTTCAACCTTAA
- a CDS encoding GerMN domain-containing protein, with product MVLILLLLVFLTAGCGLRARSAGPQDDGRSEITTNGKRQLVLSSERSQVLIYFATVDKAYLVPVTIDINPTKEVAKVAVEKLLAGPNNDFVAPTIPEGTKLRDIYFSANSGTVYLDLTQDFLQLKDEQEVELALASLTYTLAELPEVKRVQLSIDGEPIKELHGVTLDQPLQKEHGVNLTGKKQEGQDEIRVFFGDENAMFLVPLTYAIPAGLTVPEKAQEALELLAQGPPKDSSLNHVLWSGTKILSLEWQETEKLLTVNFSREFVGYGGGSAFEKQLVNSLVYTLTSLPGVHQVQILIEGERWDYLPEGTDIYKPLTRSSVGDKLNYSQPS from the coding sequence GTGGTGCTCATTCTATTGCTGCTGGTTTTCTTGACGGCTGGTTGCGGTTTACGTGCCAGATCCGCCGGCCCTCAAGATGACGGCCGCAGTGAAATAACGACCAACGGCAAGAGGCAGTTAGTCCTGTCCAGTGAACGGAGTCAGGTTTTAATATATTTTGCCACCGTTGATAAAGCATATTTGGTGCCGGTAACCATTGATATCAACCCAACGAAAGAAGTAGCTAAAGTAGCGGTGGAAAAGCTGCTGGCAGGCCCCAATAACGATTTCGTGGCGCCCACCATTCCTGAGGGAACGAAACTGAGGGATATCTATTTTTCCGCCAACAGCGGTACTGTTTACCTGGACCTAACCCAGGATTTCTTGCAATTAAAGGATGAGCAGGAAGTAGAGCTCGCCCTGGCATCCCTCACCTATACTTTGGCGGAACTGCCGGAAGTAAAACGCGTGCAGCTTTCCATTGACGGGGAGCCTATCAAGGAACTCCACGGGGTAACCCTGGATCAACCCCTGCAAAAGGAGCACGGGGTCAACTTGACGGGCAAAAAACAGGAAGGCCAGGACGAGATCCGGGTATTCTTTGGCGATGAAAACGCCATGTTTTTGGTGCCCCTGACTTACGCCATTCCGGCGGGCTTAACGGTACCGGAAAAAGCCCAGGAGGCTTTGGAGTTGTTGGCCCAAGGACCGCCGAAAGACAGCAGCCTTAATCATGTGCTGTGGAGCGGTACCAAGATCCTCAGCCTGGAATGGCAGGAGACGGAAAAATTATTAACCGTGAATTTCAGCCGGGAATTTGTGGGCTATGGAGGAGGCAGCGCCTTTGAGAAGCAGCTGGTCAATTCCCTGGTTTACACCTTAACCAGCCTGCCCGGAGTGCATCAAGTACAAATCTTAATCGAAGGGGAACGATGGGATTATCTTCCCGAGGGTACCGATATTTACAAACCCTTGACCAGGTCCAGTGTAGGGGATAAACTTAATTACAGCCAGCCGAGCTAG
- a CDS encoding branched-chain amino acid ABC transporter permease: MDLFFAQLINGISLGSIYALIALGYTMVYGIIQLINFAHGEIIMVGAFVGFFAIAEYNMNFFAAMLLAMLVSSLLGVIIERIAYKPLRNSGRLAALITAIGVSLFLQNGGLYVLGADYRSFPQAFPKKTFQFLDGMITITSYQILILVVTIIMMLVLNFIVNKTKTGKAMRAVSYDKDAALLMGINVDSVISVTFAIGSALAAVAGVLLGLYYQTVQPLMGLMPGLKAFVAAVLGGIGVIPGAMAGGFLLGIIEALVSGYWSTNYRDVVVFLILIFILIVKPSGLFGKDTGEKV; the protein is encoded by the coding sequence ATGGATCTCTTTTTCGCACAATTGATTAACGGCATATCCCTGGGAAGCATTTACGCGTTAATTGCCTTGGGCTATACGATGGTTTACGGCATCATCCAGCTTATTAATTTCGCCCACGGGGAAATCATCATGGTGGGTGCCTTTGTAGGTTTTTTTGCCATCGCCGAGTATAACATGAACTTTTTTGCCGCCATGCTTTTGGCGATGCTGGTATCCAGTTTGCTCGGCGTGATTATTGAGAGAATAGCGTACAAACCCCTGCGCAACTCAGGACGGTTGGCAGCTTTGATTACCGCCATCGGCGTATCATTGTTCCTGCAAAACGGCGGTCTATACGTCTTAGGTGCTGATTACCGGTCTTTTCCCCAAGCCTTTCCCAAAAAGACCTTCCAGTTTCTTGACGGCATGATCACCATCACCAGTTACCAAATCCTCATTTTAGTAGTGACGATTATCATGATGCTGGTTTTAAATTTCATCGTGAACAAGACGAAAACCGGTAAGGCCATGCGGGCGGTCTCCTATGACAAGGATGCGGCCCTGCTGATGGGCATTAACGTGGACTCCGTTATTTCCGTGACTTTTGCCATCGGCAGTGCCCTGGCGGCGGTAGCCGGCGTACTCTTAGGACTGTATTATCAAACGGTGCAGCCTTTGATGGGCCTGATGCCCGGCTTGAAAGCGTTTGTGGCGGCCGTGTTAGGGGGCATCGGGGTGATTCCGGGAGCCATGGCCGGTGGATTTTTGCTGGGCATTATCGAAGCACTGGTGAGCGGCTACTGGAGTACCAATTATCGCGATGTGGTGGTATTCTTAATTCTCATCTTTATCCTGATTGTAAAACCTTCCGGTCTTTTTGGCAAAGACACCGGGGAGAAAGTGTAG